The Metasolibacillus fluoroglycofenilyticus genome segment ATCAATTCGGGATATATTATTATTCCCAACGATGCGTCATACAGGGAAATAAAACAATAACGGCTATCTGGAAGTAGCGTGCTTGCCTACTTCTTTAGATAGCTTTTTTTTATGTAGACATATTTATTGAAATATTTAGCTGAATACACAGTAGAAAAGAACTGTTATTTGCTAAAATTATACTAAATTTGAAGTTTTAATAATGGGGGAGGGGAAGGAATGAAGTGGCTATCAATTATGACAGTAATATGTACGTTACTAATAATAATCGGTTGTGCAGAATTTTCGGAAGAAGAACAAGTGCTAGATAATCTAGCTGTTACAGAAGGAAGTGTCATTGATGTGGCTGCCACAAGCGATGAGACCCTAGCAAACGGCTGTTTAATGGGAGAAGTTTATATAGTATCCGAGGATACTTGTACATTGCCTTTGAATTGCAATAATGATGCTTCTTGCGTGGCACGTGGGGATGAGCTTGTCAAAATGCTTGAAGAAGAGTACGGCTCGTTAATAGCAGAAGAATCGGTATCAACAGATTTAGAAGGCATTTACGAACTTTATGTATATGAAATTGATAACGAAGAGGAAATGATTCTGACGGATGATGACGTGACAGATGAGGATATGAATTATCATGCGGAGTTATGGTTTGATTTTGCGTGGCTAATACCCGAGACAGAGCGCCAGGGAATTAATCAATTTATTGTGTTTGAAAGTGGCGATACATTGGCCTATGTGCAGCAACATGATGATAGTGGTCAATATTGGACGCTTGGTATGAATGAGGAAAATATTGAGTTGGCATCCGAAACGATGATTACCTATTTACACGAATATGCGCACTATTTATCATTGAAAGATGGCGAACAAAATATGGGGGTAGAACTAGATGCTTGCGAGAATGTTTTAATTGAGGGCGAGGGTTGCTTTTATGAAGATGCGTATTTGGTCTCTTTTTATAAGCAATTTTGGAACCCCTCAAGTGAAGATATAGATGATTATGTATCGGATTATGCAACAAGCTCTGTTTCAGAGGACTTTGCAGAATCCTTTGCACATTTTGTGTTAACAACAAGACCAGTTGAGTTAGCTACTATAGTAGATGAAAAAGTTGAGTTCTTTTATGACTGGCCTTATTTTGTAGAGTTACGTGCGCATATTTTAACTCGAGTAGCAACGTGGTTAGTGCGTGCTGTAGAATGATTCTAGTTTTTTGCATTTTATGTGTTTAAATAAAGAGAAATAGAGTATAATTTTCTAGTCTTTTA includes the following:
- a CDS encoding putative zinc-binding metallopeptidase; this translates as MKWLSIMTVICTLLIIIGCAEFSEEEQVLDNLAVTEGSVIDVAATSDETLANGCLMGEVYIVSEDTCTLPLNCNNDASCVARGDELVKMLEEEYGSLIAEESVSTDLEGIYELYVYEIDNEEEMILTDDDVTDEDMNYHAELWFDFAWLIPETERQGINQFIVFESGDTLAYVQQHDDSGQYWTLGMNEENIELASETMITYLHEYAHYLSLKDGEQNMGVELDACENVLIEGEGCFYEDAYLVSFYKQFWNPSSEDIDDYVSDYATSSVSEDFAESFAHFVLTTRPVELATIVDEKVEFFYDWPYFVELRAHILTRVATWLVRAVE